One Tenuifilum sp. 4138str genomic region harbors:
- a CDS encoding saccharopine dehydrogenase C-terminal domain-containing protein — MSKILVLGAGLSSSDLIKYLLDHSKVLGWTVRVGDLSLETARQKVNNHPNGQAIQFDINNNKQLQDEVSWATAVISLLPAFMHPVVAQECVRQGKHMLTASYVSDTMKSLHEEARQKGIALLNELGVDPGIDHMSAMRVIDEIRAKGGKLTGFISNTGGLIAPESDNNPWNYKFTWNPRNVVLAGQGVAQYLENGQYKYTPYHRLFTSVREYNIMDLGMFEMYPNRDSLKYREIYGIEDIQTIIRGTLRRAGYSKAWNVFVQLGMTDDTYKMANSEKLTKREFLNSFLPYHPTETVEEKLKRIIPDAQDEVVFNKLKWLGMFDNEPIGLANASPAQLLQHILEPKLALGPNDKDMIVMQHIFDYELSGKKHRKTSTMVIIGKDTIHTAMSITVGTPLAIATKLLMTGQIKDRGVIVPTKPHLYNPILNELENFGVKFIEEDVELS; from the coding sequence ATGAGTAAGATTCTTGTACTAGGGGCAGGACTGTCATCGTCCGATTTAATCAAGTACCTGCTGGACCACTCTAAAGTGCTGGGCTGGACTGTACGAGTTGGCGATTTATCGTTGGAAACCGCCCGGCAAAAGGTAAATAATCATCCCAATGGCCAAGCCATACAATTCGATATCAACAATAACAAGCAGCTGCAGGATGAGGTATCATGGGCAACGGCTGTAATATCGTTGCTGCCTGCATTTATGCATCCGGTGGTTGCCCAGGAGTGCGTTAGGCAAGGCAAACACATGCTTACCGCCTCGTATGTTTCGGACACCATGAAATCGTTGCATGAGGAGGCCCGGCAGAAAGGAATTGCCCTGCTAAATGAGCTTGGGGTTGACCCGGGTATTGACCACATGTCGGCCATGCGGGTTATTGACGAGATAAGAGCCAAGGGTGGAAAGCTAACAGGATTCATAAGCAATACCGGCGGTCTAATTGCGCCTGAAAGTGACAACAACCCATGGAACTACAAGTTTACATGGAACCCCCGGAACGTTGTTCTGGCTGGACAGGGGGTTGCTCAGTACCTTGAGAACGGACAGTACAAGTACACCCCATACCACCGTCTTTTTACCAGCGTAAGGGAGTACAATATCATGGATTTGGGCATGTTTGAGATGTACCCCAACCGCGACTCACTCAAGTACAGGGAGATATATGGGATTGAAGATATACAGACCATAATACGAGGCACTCTGCGTCGTGCCGGGTATAGCAAGGCATGGAATGTGTTTGTTCAGCTTGGCATGACCGACGACACCTATAAAATGGCTAACAGCGAAAAGCTAACCAAGCGCGAGTTTTTGAATAGTTTCCTACCTTACCATCCCACCGAGACCGTGGAGGAGAAGCTGAAAAGGATAATCCCTGATGCCCAGGACGAGGTGGTGTTTAACAAGCTGAAATGGCTAGGAATGTTCGACAACGAACCCATTGGCCTTGCCAATGCAAGTCCTGCCCAACTACTTCAGCATATCCTTGAGCCCAAGTTAGCCCTTGGCCCTAACGATAAGGATATGATAGTAATGCAACACATATTTGACTATGAGCTTTCCGGCAAAAAGCATCGCAAAACATCAACCATGGTGATTATTGGTAAAGATACCATTCACACCGCCATGTCAATAACTGTAGGAACCCCGCTAGCCATTGCTACTAAGCTGCTAATGACAGGACAGATAAAGGATCGTGGTGTTATAGTTCCTACCAAGCCGCACCTGTACAACCCAATTCTTAATGAGCTTGAAAACTTTGGGGTTAAATTTATTGAGGAGGATGTTGAGCTGAGCTAG
- a CDS encoding ADP-ribosylglycohydrolase family protein, translated as MKALMQNEIRKDNRTLKQIKSALFGVAVGDALGVPVEFKSRQEISQNPVTTMIGYGTHNQPPGTWSDDSSLTFCLAEGLTNDFCLDEIGQNFVKWYNENYWTPYGEVFDIGGTTKQAILRIAKGENPELAGSSKETDNGNGSLMRILPLLFYLYNKPINVRFEITRKVSSITHRHIRSIIACFYYLEFAKQIIEGRDKFDIYSNLQTFVLNHLTNLSINPAEISLFDRLLKSSIYELDTEQIYSTGYVVHTLEASIWCLMTTSNFKGAVLKAVNLGYDTDTTGAVTGGLAGLLYGFENIPEEWILQIAKHHEIENLAERLYIKITSC; from the coding sequence ATGAAAGCGTTAATGCAAAACGAAATTCGTAAAGATAATAGGACTCTTAAACAAATTAAATCTGCACTTTTTGGGGTTGCAGTTGGCGATGCTTTAGGGGTTCCAGTCGAGTTTAAAAGCAGACAAGAGATAAGCCAAAATCCTGTAACTACTATGATTGGTTACGGCACACACAATCAGCCTCCTGGGACTTGGTCCGATGACAGTTCGCTAACTTTTTGTTTGGCCGAAGGATTGACTAATGACTTTTGCCTTGATGAAATAGGACAGAATTTTGTAAAATGGTACAACGAAAATTATTGGACACCCTATGGTGAAGTTTTTGACATTGGTGGAACAACCAAACAGGCAATTTTGCGAATTGCAAAAGGCGAAAATCCTGAGTTGGCGGGTAGTTCAAAAGAAACCGATAACGGTAACGGTTCGCTAATGAGAATCTTACCGCTGCTTTTTTATTTATATAACAAACCAATTAATGTGCGTTTCGAAATTACAAGAAAGGTATCTTCAATAACTCACAGGCATATCCGTTCAATTATTGCATGCTTTTACTACCTTGAATTCGCTAAGCAAATTATTGAGGGAAGAGACAAGTTTGATATTTACAGCAATTTGCAAACATTTGTTTTAAATCATTTAACAAATCTTTCAATTAACCCAGCAGAAATATCTTTGTTTGACAGATTGCTAAAATCAAGTATTTACGAACTTGACACGGAACAAATTTATAGTACTGGTTATGTGGTGCATACTCTTGAAGCCAGTATTTGGTGTTTAATGACAACAAGTAATTTCAAAGGAGCCGTTTTGAAAGCGGTCAATTTGGGATATGACACTGATACAACAGGAGCGGTAACAGGAGGCCTTGCAGGCTTGCTTTATGGTTTTGAAAATATTCCCGAAGAATGGATACTTCAAATTGCAAAACATCACGAAATAGAAAATTTGGCAGAACGACTTTACATAAAAATTACTAGTTGTTAG
- a CDS encoding ABC transporter ATP-binding protein: MIKVESIVKSFGALTVLKGITVEIPERKVVAIVGPSGAGKTTLLQIMGTLSQPDKGKVLYDSTDVTALNDTQLARFRNSHIGFVFQFHHLLPEFTALENVCMPALIAGKSMTDASNRAKELLDFLGLSHRFGHKPSELSGGEQQRVAVARALINNPMVVLADEPSGNLDSHNKEELHRLFFHLRDTFGQTFVVVTHDKELARMADLQISMNDGQLV; encoded by the coding sequence ATGATAAAGGTTGAAAGCATAGTTAAATCGTTTGGAGCGCTTACCGTGCTCAAGGGCATTACGGTTGAGATACCTGAACGGAAAGTGGTTGCCATTGTTGGGCCAAGCGGAGCGGGTAAAACCACATTGCTCCAGATTATGGGAACGCTCAGCCAGCCCGATAAAGGTAAAGTGCTATACGATAGTACCGATGTTACAGCGCTTAACGATACACAGCTTGCTCGTTTCCGCAATAGCCATATTGGCTTTGTATTTCAGTTCCACCACCTTTTGCCTGAGTTTACAGCTCTTGAGAATGTATGCATGCCTGCATTAATTGCAGGCAAAAGCATGACCGACGCCTCAAATCGTGCAAAGGAACTGCTTGATTTTCTGGGTTTGTCACACAGGTTTGGCCATAAGCCATCGGAACTATCGGGTGGGGAGCAGCAGCGTGTGGCTGTTGCAAGGGCTCTCATCAACAACCCCATGGTAGTGTTAGCCGACGAGCCCTCAGGCAACCTCGATTCACATAACAAGGAGGAATTGCACAGACTATTCTTTCACCTGCGCGATACTTTTGGGCAAACCTTTGTGGTGGTAACCCACGATAAGGAATTGGCCCGCATGGCCGACCTGCAAATTTCCATGAACGACGGTCAACTTGTTTAG
- a CDS encoding SDR family oxidoreductase: MENIYHENITHGCHRLHRPKAFPVLLKNGHEVVCCVRDKNRFNIKKYSNQKIKVIEVDFLKKESLIQIPDDIDVAYYLIHSMSTQSGNFQELEVISATNFKERLEQTNVSQVIYLSGISNADELSKHLASRRNVETILSGSKFALTTLRAGIIVGSGSASFEIIRDLVEKLPVMIAPKWLNTRCQPIAITNVIEFLVGVTGRPETYNKAFDIGGPDILSYKDMLLRFARVRGLRRSIYIVPVMTPKISSYWLYFITSTSFSLAQNLVNSMKVEVVCQPNNLTCMLGIKLIDYDTSIRMAFDTIEQNQVISSWKDAQTSNAISKGLSNYIEVPTHGCFKDIRSRKVDSIDAAIKRLWAIGGKNGWYFGNFLWEIRGFIDQLAGGVGMRRGRKSDTDLNPGDALDFWRVLIADKEEMRLLLYAEMKLPGEAWLEFRIDGNGILTQTATFRPLGLLGRLYWYSVLPFHYLIFSRMLKRIAVDQ; the protein is encoded by the coding sequence TTGGAAAATATTTACCATGAAAATATTACTCACGGGTGCCACCGGTTACATAGGCCAAAGGCTTTTCCCGTTCTACTTAAGAATGGGCATGAGGTGGTTTGCTGTGTAAGGGATAAAAACCGGTTCAACATCAAAAAATACTCAAACCAAAAAATCAAGGTGATTGAGGTTGATTTCCTCAAAAAGGAGAGCCTAATTCAGATACCCGATGATATTGATGTAGCATATTACCTTATCCATTCCATGTCCACGCAATCGGGAAATTTTCAGGAACTGGAAGTAATTAGTGCTACCAATTTTAAGGAACGACTGGAACAAACCAATGTAAGTCAGGTAATCTATTTAAGTGGTATCAGTAATGCCGATGAGCTCTCAAAACACTTAGCCTCGCGTAGGAATGTTGAAACCATTCTATCGGGTTCAAAGTTTGCCCTTACCACGTTAAGGGCCGGAATTATTGTGGGTTCGGGTAGTGCATCCTTTGAAATCATTCGCGATTTAGTTGAGAAACTTCCAGTTATGATTGCTCCCAAGTGGCTTAATACTAGGTGCCAACCCATTGCAATTACCAATGTTATAGAGTTTTTAGTGGGTGTTACCGGCAGGCCCGAGACCTACAACAAAGCTTTTGATATTGGGGGCCCCGATATTCTCAGCTATAAGGATATGCTCCTGAGGTTTGCGAGGGTAAGGGGTTTGCGACGAAGCATCTACATAGTTCCCGTAATGACTCCAAAAATTTCATCGTACTGGTTGTATTTCATCACCTCCACTTCGTTTAGCCTTGCACAGAACTTGGTTAATAGTATGAAAGTTGAAGTGGTTTGCCAACCGAATAATTTGACATGTATGCTGGGCATTAAACTAATTGATTATGATACTTCAATAAGGATGGCCTTTGATACCATTGAACAGAACCAGGTAATATCAAGCTGGAAGGATGCTCAAACCAGCAATGCAATTAGCAAAGGATTAAGCAACTATATTGAGGTTCCCACTCATGGATGCTTTAAGGACATCCGCTCCCGTAAAGTTGACAGTATTGACGCTGCCATTAAACGCCTGTGGGCAATAGGGGGAAAAAATGGATGGTACTTTGGTAATTTCCTTTGGGAAATTAGGGGCTTCATTGACCAGCTTGCTGGCGGTGTTGGCATGCGTAGGGGCAGAAAAAGCGATACCGATTTGAATCCAGGCGATGCACTTGATTTCTGGAGGGTGTTGATTGCCGATAAGGAAGAGATGCGATTGTTACTTTACGCCGAAATGAAATTACCAGGGGAGGCATGGTTGGAATTTAGAATTGATGGTAACGGCATACTCACCCAGACAGCAACCTTTAGGCCCTTGGGGTTGCTTGGTAGGCTTTACTGGTACTCGGTGCTTCCATTTCATTACCTCATTTTTAGTAGAATGCTTAAAAGAATTGCTGTTGACCAATAA
- a CDS encoding REP-associated tyrosine transposase, translated as MSTGYKIQEQDGAYYLTFQIVGWVDLFTRKEYRDVVIDSLKFCQKNKGLNLFAYVIMSNHIHLLAQSQNGNLSGFVRDFKSYTSKRFLEIMQSGKESRSEWLRVVFEYQGKLKSKQTFQLWTHENHAEHIYSQKFIEQKVHYIHQNPVRSGIVVNPEDYLYSSARNYSGLDSVIDVITVDIRWKTYN; from the coding sequence ATGTCCACAGGCTACAAGATACAGGAGCAGGATGGCGCGTACTACCTAACGTTTCAGATAGTGGGATGGGTGGATCTGTTCACCCGCAAGGAGTACCGCGATGTGGTTATCGATAGCCTAAAGTTCTGCCAAAAGAATAAGGGGCTAAACCTATTCGCGTACGTAATCATGTCGAACCACATTCACCTGCTGGCGCAGAGCCAAAATGGTAATTTAAGTGGGTTTGTCCGTGATTTTAAGAGCTACACCAGCAAACGGTTCCTCGAAATCATGCAAAGTGGGAAGGAAAGCCGGAGCGAATGGCTCCGGGTGGTATTTGAGTACCAAGGCAAGCTAAAAAGCAAGCAAACCTTCCAGCTTTGGACGCACGAGAACCATGCCGAGCATATTTACAGCCAAAAGTTTATAGAGCAGAAGGTTCACTATATCCACCAAAATCCAGTACGCAGCGGCATTGTAGTAAACCCAGAGGATTACCTGTACTCCAGCGCACGCAACTACTCAGGGTTAGATTCAGTAATAGATGTAATTACCGTAGACATACGGTGGAAAACGTACAATTAG
- a CDS encoding TIGR02757 family protein — MLTPSSFAELADLLNDRYRRYACPAFIIGDPIQVPHSFSDKYDIEISALFASTFAWGSRKSIVNSASKLMGIMGNKPYEFVMNFSKTDEHALQGFVHRTFSSADAIEFVYVLRHIYTHLGGLEQVFAKGYRQQHSVHGAIQAYRNVFMECEVPARTLRHVPNVAAGAAAKRINMFLRWMIRPATEGVDFGIWSTIPTSALLMPLDLHTGRVARKLGILQRAQDDLKAVIELTDALRQFDPADPVKYDYALFGLGLHEKF; from the coding sequence ATGCTTACACCCAGTTCGTTTGCTGAGCTTGCCGATTTGCTTAACGACAGGTATAGGCGGTATGCCTGCCCTGCATTTATCATTGGCGATCCCATTCAAGTACCCCATAGCTTTTCTGATAAGTACGATATTGAGATAAGCGCTCTGTTTGCCTCAACCTTTGCATGGGGCAGCCGAAAATCGATAGTGAATAGCGCCAGCAAGCTTATGGGCATCATGGGCAATAAGCCCTACGAGTTTGTGATGAATTTTTCCAAAACCGACGAGCATGCCCTGCAAGGCTTTGTTCACCGAACCTTCAGTTCAGCCGATGCCATTGAGTTTGTTTACGTACTTAGGCACATATACACCCATTTAGGCGGACTTGAACAGGTATTTGCCAAGGGATACCGTCAACAGCATTCGGTACACGGTGCCATACAGGCCTACCGCAATGTATTTATGGAATGTGAGGTGCCTGCACGCACTCTCCGCCATGTCCCTAATGTTGCTGCGGGTGCTGCCGCCAAGCGTATAAATATGTTCCTGAGGTGGATGATCCGTCCGGCAACTGAGGGGGTCGATTTTGGCATCTGGAGTACCATTCCAACCTCGGCATTACTTATGCCGCTCGACCTACATACCGGCAGGGTAGCCCGTAAGCTGGGAATCCTGCAACGCGCGCAGGACGATTTAAAAGCCGTGATTGAGCTTACCGACGCGCTAAGGCAGTTTGACCCCGCCGATCCCGTTAAGTACGATTACGCCCTTTTTGGTTTGGGCCTTCATGAAAAGTTTTAA
- a CDS encoding agmatine deiminase family protein, whose amino-acid sequence MIPDSQTNTLYIADCLPKKHPKFFMDFEAVLKKCGITFQLLPYTKDIWAVDYMPVQVTADKFVQFVYNPDYLQSRKWLKTIPDVESICNSIRLNRIKSNIVLDGGNVIKTTDKVIMCDKIFLENPNYSRRQLSDKLKELFEIDKLFFVPQQPKDFTGHADGMVRFLDNNTVIINDYSKEKPEFQRAFKIALDTAGLDYIEIPYNPYGNKTNGQANGIYINFLQMQNTVIVPTFGIREDDIAIRQFEQLFRGQQIATIDSNEVANNGGILNCITWNILTT is encoded by the coding sequence ATGATACCCGATAGCCAAACAAATACTCTTTACATTGCTGACTGCTTACCAAAAAAGCATCCAAAATTCTTTATGGACTTTGAAGCGGTATTAAAAAAGTGTGGTATCACTTTTCAGCTATTACCTTACACCAAAGACATTTGGGCTGTTGATTATATGCCAGTTCAAGTTACAGCTGACAAGTTTGTTCAGTTTGTTTACAACCCAGACTATTTGCAAAGCCGGAAATGGTTAAAGACAATTCCGGATGTTGAAAGTATTTGCAACTCAATAAGACTTAATCGAATAAAATCAAACATCGTTTTAGATGGAGGTAACGTAATAAAGACAACCGATAAAGTAATAATGTGCGACAAGATTTTTCTTGAAAATCCAAACTATTCAAGGCGACAACTTTCAGATAAATTAAAAGAATTATTTGAAATAGATAAACTCTTTTTTGTTCCTCAACAACCAAAGGATTTTACAGGTCACGCAGATGGAATGGTTCGTTTCCTTGACAACAATACGGTAATAATTAACGACTATTCAAAAGAGAAACCAGAATTTCAGAGAGCATTTAAAATTGCATTGGACACCGCAGGGCTTGACTACATCGAAATCCCATACAACCCATACGGTAACAAGACTAACGGACAAGCAAATGGCATCTACATCAACTTTTTACAAATGCAAAATACGGTTATCGTTCCAACTTTTGGTATTAGGGAAGATGATATCGCAATTCGACAATTTGAACAACTTTTTAGAGGACAACAAATAGCAACTATTGACAGTAACGAAGTGGCTAACAATGGCGGAATACTTAATTGTATAACATGGAACATTTTGACAACGTGA
- a CDS encoding pseudouridine synthase produces MRKESMNRDVKREKRSNSPEEPARVYRPRTLTLKKVDANDESDSKPEKRVSPRSDEHKPEPKRRSEDSRRGDFRKPKSDNSEQPKSYRPRSWKKDSDSREHEPRETAHERSSRPSRDERKHESGRKNDGFKLVKHTRYNESKSKEYTRDNAKAEGMVAKKTADELIRLNRYIANSGVCSRREADELIANGMVTVNGKVVTELGTKVRRDDVVMYKGKRLTAERKVYILLNKPKDYVTTVDDPHAKHTVMELIEGACDVRVYPVGRLDRNSTGVLLLTNDGDLTTRLTHPSFKKRKIYHVGLDRKVRPEDLNKIFEGVELDGEKIQVDAIDYVDGSDGSEVGIEIHSGQNRVVRRIFESLGYKVIKLDRVYFAGLTKKNLPRGKWRFLTEKEVNMLKMNRFY; encoded by the coding sequence ATGAGAAAAGAGAGTATGAACAGGGATGTTAAACGCGAGAAGCGGAGTAACTCCCCCGAGGAACCCGCCAGGGTTTACAGGCCTAGAACCCTTACGTTGAAAAAGGTAGATGCCAACGACGAAAGCGATTCTAAGCCCGAGAAAAGAGTATCACCCCGTTCCGATGAACACAAACCGGAACCAAAGCGCAGGTCAGAGGATAGCCGCCGAGGCGATTTCCGCAAACCAAAATCCGACAATTCCGAACAGCCAAAATCGTACCGCCCACGCTCATGGAAAAAGGATTCCGATTCCAGGGAGCATGAGCCGCGCGAAACCGCACACGAGCGTAGCTCAAGACCATCACGGGATGAGCGTAAGCACGAAAGTGGACGGAAAAACGATGGCTTTAAGCTGGTAAAACATACCCGTTACAACGAAAGCAAAAGCAAGGAGTACACCCGCGATAACGCAAAGGCGGAGGGCATGGTTGCCAAAAAAACAGCCGATGAGCTTATCCGCCTTAACAGGTATATAGCCAACTCAGGGGTGTGCAGCCGTCGCGAGGCCGATGAGCTGATTGCTAACGGCATGGTTACCGTTAACGGCAAGGTGGTTACCGAACTGGGTACCAAGGTTCGTCGCGACGATGTGGTTATGTATAAGGGCAAGCGGCTAACCGCTGAGCGCAAGGTTTACATCCTGCTTAACAAACCCAAGGACTACGTTACCACCGTTGACGATCCCCATGCCAAGCATACCGTGATGGAGCTCATTGAGGGTGCCTGCGATGTTCGTGTTTACCCCGTTGGTAGGCTGGACCGCAACAGCACTGGCGTGCTTCTGCTCACCAACGATGGTGACCTTACCACCAGGCTGACACACCCCAGCTTCAAAAAGCGCAAAATATACCATGTGGGACTCGACCGCAAGGTTCGCCCCGAAGATTTGAATAAAATATTTGAGGGGGTTGAGCTCGACGGCGAAAAAATTCAGGTAGATGCCATTGATTACGTTGATGGAAGCGATGGCTCCGAGGTGGGTATCGAAATCCATAGCGGCCAAAACCGCGTTGTCCGTCGTATCTTTGAGTCGCTAGGCTACAAGGTAATAAAGCTCGATAGGGTTTACTTTGCCGGCCTCACCAAGAAGAATTTGCCACGTGGCAAGTGGCGCTTCCTTACCGAGAAAGAGGTTAACATGCTTAAGATGAATAGGTTTTATTAG
- a CDS encoding tRNA1(Val) (adenine(37)-N6)-methyltransferase has product MGNSYFKFKQFTVHQSKAAMRVNTDGVLLGAWANVTGTNRILDIGTGTGVIALMLAQRTTGAHIDAIEIDAQSAAEARSNVNLSPWANRIDVINCSLQSFAPSVSHRYDLIVSNPPYFNQSLKSAHTGRNIARHTESLPYNHLIEGVIKLLAPSGRFCGVFPYSEGNVFIAMAGAHGLYCTQKVNVQSRPGRKVLRVLLQLETQKRAVAESTLTIHNPDGSYSDEYKRLTEDFYLGF; this is encoded by the coding sequence GTGGGTAATAGCTACTTTAAGTTCAAGCAATTCACAGTGCACCAGTCAAAAGCGGCCATGCGGGTAAATACCGATGGTGTGCTTTTAGGGGCATGGGCTAATGTTACCGGCACTAACCGAATACTCGATATTGGCACGGGTACCGGGGTAATTGCGCTTATGCTTGCCCAACGCACCACGGGTGCACACATCGATGCCATTGAGATTGATGCCCAATCGGCAGCCGAGGCCAGGAGCAACGTGAACCTATCGCCCTGGGCTAACCGTATCGATGTTATTAACTGCTCGCTGCAGAGCTTTGCACCCTCGGTAAGCCATAGGTACGACCTGATTGTTTCCAATCCGCCATACTTCAACCAGTCGCTCAAATCGGCTCACACCGGCCGAAACATTGCGCGCCATACCGAGAGTTTACCCTACAACCATTTGATTGAGGGTGTTATAAAGCTGCTTGCCCCAAGCGGCAGGTTCTGTGGAGTATTCCCTTACTCCGAGGGCAATGTGTTCATTGCCATGGCTGGCGCACATGGCCTTTACTGCACGCAAAAGGTTAACGTGCAGTCGCGACCTGGCCGAAAGGTGCTAAGGGTTCTCCTCCAGCTCGAAACCCAAAAACGGGCTGTGGCCGAAAGCACCCTCACCATCCACAACCCCGATGGTTCCTATTCCGATGAGTACAAACGGTTGACCGAGGATTTTTACTTGGGGTTTTAA
- a CDS encoding SRPBCC family protein, protein MAFYQLIRTQKLPVSTSEIWDFISSPLNLKEITPPYMGFAITGISGNGKMYEGMIISYRVSPVAGIKTNWVTEITHVKEGSYFVDEQRIGPYAIWHHEHRLEPIEGGVLMTDIVTYQPPLGFIGVLANSIFIKKQLQRIFDYRSVALEKRFGKYLP, encoded by the coding sequence ATGGCTTTCTATCAGCTTATCAGAACCCAAAAACTACCAGTTTCAACCAGTGAAATTTGGGATTTCATTTCATCTCCCTTAAATTTAAAGGAAATTACTCCTCCCTACATGGGTTTCGCCATAACAGGGATAAGTGGTAATGGAAAAATGTATGAGGGAATGATAATATCGTATAGGGTAAGCCCTGTGGCCGGAATAAAAACGAACTGGGTAACCGAGATAACCCATGTAAAAGAGGGGAGTTACTTTGTTGACGAGCAAAGAATTGGCCCATACGCCATATGGCATCACGAGCACAGATTAGAACCCATTGAAGGAGGCGTGCTGATGACCGATATTGTTACCTACCAGCCCCCCTTGGGGTTTATTGGAGTTTTGGCCAACTCAATTTTCATAAAAAAACAGCTCCAAAGAATTTTTGATTATCGCTCTGTGGCACTAGAGAAAAGGTTTGGAAAATATTTACCATGA
- the era gene encoding GTPase Era, which produces MSHKSGFVNIIGNPNVGKSTLMNALVGERISIVTSKAQTTRHRIMGIVNSDDFQIVYSDTPGVLKPAYKLQSAMMRFVESALEDADVILYITDTVETPNKNQEFLDKIQQLDIPIILAINKVDLSTQEKVALLIEQWGQMMPKADILPISALHGFNTDALANMIVERLPEGPEYFPKDTLTDKTLRFFAAEIIREKILLNYKKEIPYSVEVEIEEYKESETIDRIRAIIYVDRESQKSIIIGSQGRMLKKVGTEARLELETFLGKKVFLEIYVKVDPNWRNDEGKLKRFGYPL; this is translated from the coding sequence ATGTCGCACAAATCGGGTTTTGTAAATATTATTGGTAACCCCAATGTGGGTAAATCAACCCTAATGAATGCCCTTGTGGGCGAGCGGATTTCCATTGTTACTAGCAAGGCGCAAACCACCCGCCACCGCATAATGGGCATTGTTAACTCCGACGATTTTCAGATTGTTTACTCCGATACGCCGGGTGTTCTGAAGCCCGCCTACAAGCTGCAATCGGCCATGATGCGGTTTGTGGAGTCGGCGCTGGAGGATGCCGATGTAATCCTTTATATCACCGACACGGTTGAAACACCCAATAAGAATCAGGAATTCCTGGACAAAATCCAGCAGTTGGATATTCCAATTATCCTGGCAATAAACAAGGTTGACCTGTCCACACAGGAAAAGGTTGCGCTCCTAATTGAGCAGTGGGGGCAAATGATGCCCAAGGCCGATATTCTTCCAATATCAGCCCTGCACGGCTTTAACACCGATGCGTTGGCAAACATGATTGTTGAGAGGCTGCCCGAGGGGCCTGAGTATTTCCCCAAGGATACCCTAACCGACAAGACACTCCGCTTTTTTGCAGCCGAAATTATCCGGGAAAAAATCCTGCTGAACTACAAAAAGGAAATCCCTTACTCGGTTGAGGTTGAAATTGAAGAGTACAAGGAATCGGAAACAATTGACCGTATTAGGGCGATAATCTATGTGGACAGGGAGTCGCAGAAGTCAATTATAATTGGAAGCCAGGGACGAATGCTGAAAAAGGTGGGAACCGAGGCACGCCTCGAGCTGGAAACCTTTCTGGGGAAAAAAGTATTCCTGGAGATTTACGTAAAGGTTGACCCCAACTGGCGCAACGACGAGGGCAAGCTCAAACGCTTTGGTTACCCCTTGTAA
- a CDS encoding Sec-independent protein translocase subunit TatA/TatB gives MILLFVGLWELVVIVIVALLLFDSATLLNVARLLGKTYHYLQKSIAEIRSQISLTNLDDKDTENDDNPSSKHAG, from the coding sequence ATGATTCTGCTTTTTGTAGGCCTATGGGAACTGGTTGTAATTGTTATAGTTGCTTTGCTGCTCTTTGACTCGGCAACCCTGCTAAATGTTGCCCGATTACTGGGAAAAACCTACCACTACCTGCAAAAAAGTATCGCTGAGATACGCAGCCAAATAAGCCTGACCAACCTGGACGACAAAGACACTGAAAACGATGACAACCCCAGCAGTAAGCATGCTGGTTAG